Sequence from the Panicum virgatum strain AP13 chromosome 5N, P.virgatum_v5, whole genome shotgun sequence genome:
CCCAATTCAAGAACAGACAACGGAGACAAAGCAGACAGTAAGTTTACAAATGTAACTTTATTTGGGATCAAACCACCCCTCATCATATTGGAGAAAACTTCCACAGTTTCAGAAACAGGTGATTGTGAACTTGCCATTACCCCCAAAATAGAGTTCCAAGAAACTTCATCATGTTCAGTCATAGAGTTGAAAATCTTCCAGCACTCTGACATAGCTCCACACTCTCCATACATTTTAACCAGTGCATTTGAAACAGAAGTATCTAAATCTAGGCCCCACTTAACAGTATCACAATGCACTTGCTGACCTGCAGCTAAAAGTCTCAAACTTGCACAGGAACTCAAGCCACTAATGGCTGCAAAGTTTGATGGGCTTATGCAACCTCGTCTCATCAGACAGTAATGCATTATTGCTTCTTCACAATTATTGTTCTGATCAAGAGCTGAGATGATGGTGTTCCATGAAATCCTATCCCGCGTTTCCATTAGCTGAAATACTTTTGAGGCATCATCGATGGCACCACATTTGGCATACATATTAACCAAACCATTACTAACAGCAATTTTCATGTCAGTAATACCAGTTCTAAGCATATGCCCATGGACTTCCCTACCTCTCCTCAACCCTTCTTCTGATACAGAATATTCAGCTATGGCACTGAGTAGCACAACATATGTATCCACGTTAACAGCAACTGAATCCCTTGTCCCCACGAAAATAGCTACTGATTCTTCACCACAGTGTTGCTTCACCAAACCCACCATTAAACCATTCAAAGTAATTGCATTTCTTTCTTTCAAACTGAGGAAAATATCCTTGGCGTCATCAAGCAAGCCATGTCTTGCGAATGCACTAACCAGAGCACTACCCACGTAGAGGTCACTAGAACAACCAGATTTGAGCACCATCACGAATACTTGGTCAAGCACACTAGAGCTGCACCAAGACAGAGATGTCGCGGTGATCAAACTACCAAAGGTATGCTCTGTTGGCCACAGCTGAATACTGGAATCATCTCGCTGCATATCCGTGAACAGCGTGAACGTTGAAATCACATCCCTTTTCTTAGCATACACAGACATCATGGCGTTCCATGTGATCAAGTCCCTGACTGGCGTGCCATCAAAGACCCGCTGCGCTAGGATCGGCGGACCAACAGCGCAGCTACCATACATCGAGATCAGGGCATTGCACACAGTGGTGTTGGACGCATACTCTGTCTTCGACACCAACCCGTGGACTTGTGTCGCAAAGCCCAGCCGGTCGGGTCCCCCATCCTGGCACGCCCGGAGCACAGTCCCGAAGGTGAAGGACGTGGGCCTGCAGCCGGGATCCACCTCTCGAAGCATGGCACGGAACACCTGGAAGGCCTCGTCGGCGAGACCCTGAAGCACGTACCCGGAGACGAGGCAAGTCCAGGAGACGGCGTTACGATCgggcatttcgtcgaacaccAGGCGCGCCGCGGCCAGGCGCGCGCCCTTAGCGTAGGAGTTGACGAGGTGGTTAGCGAGGAAGAGGTCATCGTAGAGGCCCCGCTTGACGAGATCGACGTGGAGGCGCTCCGGGGAGGTagcgtcgccgcggcggcggagcaggaggaggatgTCGGCGTGAGGGTGCGGGGCCGGAGGCGAGGGCGGACGGGGAGGCGGGAGCCGGTGGGCGAGGAGGTCGCGGAGTGGGaccggaggagggaggcggctaGGTGGTGGCGAgcaagcggaggcggcggctgaggaggaggcggagcggaGTGTGAGGTGAGTTAATGGCGGGAGCTTGCGGTGCATGGGTGGGAACGAAAGAGAAGTGCAGAATGGGTAGGAAGACGTATTGGACGAAAATACTAAAAGCACGTGTGCTTAGCGCGCACCTTAAAGTGCTTTCATTTTTATCACACACACACGCGCCCTAGGCCCTACACACAGGTGAGCAACTCACCCACACAGCTGTAGACCTGTAGTCGAAGACGCCTTTCACGTTGGGCCAAGCTAGTTTGCTGTCGACAGTAAGCAGGAGCGGAGACAGAGGGGGCGCGCAGGGGTCTTGTCCCCTAATAAGACACGGCAAGACTATTGCCCCCCTCCTCCTCAATCACTGCTTGGCCCCGCTCCCCAATGATCAAAATCCTGGAATCCGCCCTCGATCGTAGGGAGGGTTTCttacggtcgattttccgaccgtGCCTTTCTTTCCACTTTTAGTAAGTTTTTTGATGTTTTTATGgtgaaaaaatttagaaaaaaaattcaaagaaaaATTTGGAGCAGCAGaaatttttgaaggaaaaatggAACGCAGaattttttcaagaaaaaaattggagagcagaaattctttttcaagaaaaaattagGGGAGAGGGAAccttcaagaaaaaaattgaaaaaagttgtacgaaataaatttaaaaaaatcaagagaaaaatttttacataaaaaaataaaaaatctcaagtaaaaaaataaataaataaagaaaaagaaaacggagATGCCGGTGGCGGGGCGGCCGCGCTGCCCCGTCGTCCTCCCCGTCGGCGAGTGGAGTGCGCGGCccagggtggcggcggcggcggcaccccgGGAGGCGGATCGGGCGGCGATGGCGCGccggggagcgggcggcggtggcgggaagcagatccggcggcgcgtgcgcggcggcccagggaccgcggatccggcggcggcggcggtcagggaggcggcggcagggagcgGTCTTCAGGGGGAGGTGCCGAAGGGCCGGCACGTGCGGCTCGGATCCCCATCGCCGGAGGAAGGTGATAGAAGGCtgaggaaggggaaaagaggAGTGGGGAAAGAGAAGGAAGGGCGCGCACGGTCGGTTGTAAAACCAACATTGGTTTTCACGTTTCCCCTCTTCATCACATGGCGCGTGACAGACACCTACCGACTCACTTAAGTTACTGGATGCACTAAGAGTGAGGTTAATAGTTTCGCCGGCAGCGGACGCATCGCGAGCGGTAAGAAACGCCAGCTCATTTGCTGGGAGAGTAGTGGAGGTTAGTTTGATCATCATTTAATGTTGGGAGCAGCTGGAACAACAACATGCAACCATTAGCAACCAAGGAGCTAGCGTTGTGCCACGTCATAACCGCCTGTGTTGCATCAGTGACTCATCAGTCGACCGCTTTCCTCTCTCTTctgcttcctctctctcccataTCAGACTGTGATGACGTGTTCTGTCCATTCGCCAGCTGATCTGGCCTTATAATATTTGCTCTAATTGTAATATGTAAAGGGGAAATTGTCTGGAAGTAATCTCACCTAGACTAGAATCGTAGGCTCTTCATTGTGGTTATCACACGCTAGTTGAGGATGATGCTCCGCGTTTTTCGAATCTCCTTGAAGGCGACTCTGAAGCTAATTGTTCCCCGATCGATCTAGGATACCGCATCGGCATTCTAGGTCTGCTGCCAATGGTGATCACGTGATCCCGGCATCTACCCCCCACCTACCGATTCCCAGTCAGCGGCGGCTGCCGCAAATCGACAGTTAGCTAGTCTGGCGTCATCAACTAGTTTTCTTCCAGCTAGGGGTGCTGCCGCTTAGGAACCATAGTCTTCGGGATCATCCTGGTGTTGCCGGATCAGCACACAACATCTATTTGCTATCCTCTTTGATCTACTTATATGGCAGGGATTGGAGATGAAAAATCTGATCTGCCGGACTCATCTTTTGCTGATATGCTGAAAAACCTAAATCTGaccgtggaggaggaggcagtgGCTACATTCagcgatgaggaggaggaggatgctaGCCCGTTGATAGAATGGACACTGGTCAGTAAGGTGTTATTATAACCGTCGGTGGTGCACGCTAATGCGATCTATGGTGCAATGAAGTTGACATGGGGTAATTCGGCTAGTCTGAAGATACATTCAAGCGGTGCGAAGGGGGACAAGCTCTTTGTGGCAGAGTTCGGCTTCGAGCAAGACATGGAGCAGGCactgggggtggggggggggctcgCCATGGGTGGTTGGGAAACATGCAGTGATACTGCGTGAGTATGATGAGACTCTCAAACCCTCAGAGATCACTTTCGACCGCATGGATGTTTGGGTTAGGAGTATGATGAGACTCTCAAACCCTCAGAGATCACTTTCGACCGCATGGATGTTTGGGTTAGGATTCTGGATCTTTCGTTGAGTTGGATGAATAAGCACCGAGGTGAAAGGCTCATGGGGCTCATTGGAGAGGTGAAGAAAATGGATGTTGATAAAGATAGAAATGCTAGTGGTCCTTTCTTACGTGCTTGTGTGGCAATTGAGGTTTCGAAACCAGTACAACGGGGTGTGCTAttgaagatgaagaaggtgAGGCACCAGTGTGGTTTGATCTATAGTATGATAAGCTACCCTTTTTCTGTTCATCATATGGAGTTATGGGGCACTCACATTTGGAGTGCAACAAACCTCTCATTTGAAATGAAGATGGGAAATTGCCATATGATATCAAACTTAGGGTGTTtgaaccaaaaaagaaaaatatgcgGAGCTTTTCGAAGGTTGCAGCGGAAACTTATGGTAGTGGATCATCGTCTACCTCAAAACACTCGCGCGGGGCGGCGAGTCTATCTGGCGATCACTGCTCTACAAAGGGTAGAGGCAAATTGGCTTAGTATGAGGACGAGGAGATCACCTGACCTCTGAAAGCAAACGAATCGAATGATGCACAGGATACTGtaaaggaaaacacaagtgcAAGGCGGAAGTTGTTCCAAACCATAAAGGAAGAAAGTCGTACGGTGCCAAGGAAGAGGAAATCAAAGGTTCCTAGTCCTACTTCCAGGATCTCAACTTACCGGCTAATGGGTGCTTGAATGTAGTCCCGATGGGATTAGTGTCCTCAAGAGTGAACCGACTCGATGGAGATGTAGATGGTCTGTGTGATCCTGCTGCTTCGgatgagttgatgaagaagcaGAAAAGAAACAATACTCAATCAAATGCATGATCGGTGGCGGCTGCGAGTGTCAGCTGTAGggatatggggtagcaaaaacaaaatttttctaccgcataaaccaggattactgcagttatagatcacgggattaccactagacgcgcggttgcagaacttctgtagcgtgtcggtgtagtgcagatggaagccggcagtgcagttgcgaaaaccacctcacgaacgggTCGTCTTTGTGCATCAAGCGCaacacctccacgaagtccacacgtatgggaagaaGCATCGCAcaccggattgctagatccgcgagaacaACTAGAGCTTGATGCACAGAAGGAAGGCGCCAGCAGGGGCGGCGACCAACAAGGGGCAAGAGGGGCGGCTAGCAGGAAGCTAGGGTTCAGAGGATGGCGCCCCCTTGCTTATATAGGCCGGGGGCgcccccttaggtgggctgtcCTGAGCCCCACTTGAGGTCCAACCCTATGGGCCTAatgaggcccattagtgcatctaaacctagtctaatttggatctcatcctcattaaGCTTCTAgtccttaagtgtgtgaccctatgggctcacgtgtgaatagacatggccgaGTACTCCTACTCgtcaatagttgatagcggtctctagcaagacgtgtcgACTCCTATGCGTGCGCGAATCATATCTATCGAACtgtcacaatcttatacatgttgttccctttgcctcacaatatttggtctagctttaagccgaccactctttctcgatcctgtgattcagaatccttggttaactcttaaccccagcatggcca
This genomic interval carries:
- the LOC120673264 gene encoding putative pentatricopeptide repeat-containing protein At5g09950, yielding MHRKLPPLTHLTLRSASSSAAASACSPPPSRLPPPVPLRDLLAHRLPPPRPPSPPAPHPHADILLLLRRRGDATSPERLHVDLVKRGLYDDLFLANHLVNSYAKGARLAAARLVFDEMPDRNAVSWTCLVSGYVLQGLADEAFQVFRAMLREVDPGCRPTSFTFGTVLRACQDGGPDRLGFATQVHGLVSKTEYASNTTVCNALISMYGSCAVGPPILAQRVFDGTPVRDLITWNAMMSVYAKKRDVISTFTLFTDMQRDDSSIQLWPTEHTFGSLITATSLSWCSSSVLDQVFVMVLKSGCSSDLYVGSALVSAFARHGLLDDAKDIFLSLKERNAITLNGLMVGLVKQHCGEESVAIFVGTRDSVAVNVDTYVVLLSAIAEYSVSEEGLRRGREVHGHMLRTGITDMKIAVSNGLVNMYAKCGAIDDASKVFQLMETRDRISWNTIISALDQNNNCEEAIMHYCLMRRGCISPSNFAAISGLSSCASLRLLAAGQQVHCDTVKWGLDLDTSVSNALVKMYGECGAMSECWKIFNSMTEHDEVSWNSILGVMASSQSPVSETVEVFSNMMRGGLIPNKVTFVNLLSALSPLSVLELGKQVHALVLKHGVTEDNAIDNALISCYAKSGEMDSCEHLFSKMSSRRDAVSWNSMISGYIYNGHLQEAMDCVWLMVHTGQMMDCCTFSIILNACASVAALERGMEMHAFGIKSHLESDVVVESALVDMYSKCGRVDYASKVFNSMTLRNEFSWNSMISGYARHGLGRKALEIFEEMQRSREIPDHVTFVSILSACSHAGLVERGLEYFEMMRDHGILPQIEHYSCVIDLLGRAGKLDKIKEYIQRMPMKPNALIWRTVLVACRQSKDGAKVDLGREASRKLLEIEPQNPVNYVLASNFHAATGMWEDTAKARAAMRQATVKKEAGRSWVTLNDGVHTFIAGDRSHPNTKEIYEKLNF